The genome window GCCTCGTTCTTGGAGGTGATGTCCATCTTGTCCTTGCCGACGCCGGCATCTTCCAGCAGCTGCTGGCCGATATCGTCACGGATGACGCCGTACTTGTATTTGCCGAGATCCGCGGCGGAACCGATGCTCACGCCCGAGCCCTTCTTGGCGAATACGGAAATCTTGGTGGCGATGACCGGGCCCACCCACTTGAAGAGAGGCTTGCGCGCATCGGTCAGGGTCATGGAGAACAGGCAGGTGTTGGCTTCTTCCTGAACACGCTTGTACCCCTGGGCCCACGGCAGCAGGCTGACATCCTGCGCGGACTTGGAGGCCCCCATCTTCTTGAGCATGGCGTCCAGGAGATCCACGGCAATCCCCTTGAGCTGGCCGCCTTCCTCATAGTTGAACGGCGGGTACTGCTCGGTCATGTAGGTGAGGTCATCCGGGCCCGCGGCCATGGAGGCAGAGAACATGCCGAGGCAGAGCACCATGGCGGAAAGAACGGTAAGCAGTTTTTTCATTTCATTCTCCTTGTGGGTGTATAGTGATTGTTCCACCATATAGAAAAAACCACGGCGGACAATTATTATTGTTACAGAAGACTTCTTGCCCGAACGCTTAGGTGAGTACGCACTTCCCGGCGACGATTAAATTCTAATGTCACTAAGATGGACAATGGGTTAGAAAATAACCAGGGGAAATTCCCACGACAAACCATGAACCTAAATCCATTGCAGAGCGAGGAAGTTCCATGAGCAATATGCGGGGGAGCGAAAGGCGGCTCGGGATCCAGGTAAAAATCAGCGGCGCTCTGGCCGTGGTCATCACCCTGGTATTGGGAGCATACGGCATTTACAACTACTATTCCGAAAGGGCCACCCTTCTGGATGGGGTGGAGGCCAAATCCGTCCGTATAGCGGAGCGCGTGTCAAAGTCCATGGTCACGCCCCTGTGGGATTTCGACCAAGACCTGGCCAAAAACAACATCCTTTCGGAAATAGCCGATGACGAGGTGGACGGCATACTGGTGGCGGAAAAGGATGACACCACTGTGTTCATGGCCATGGCCCGGAATGCCGAGGGCACGGTG of Salidesulfovibrio onnuriiensis contains these proteins:
- a CDS encoding substrate-binding periplasmic protein, whose product is MKKLLTVLSAMVLCLGMFSASMAAGPDDLTYMTEQYPPFNYEEGGQLKGIAVDLLDAMLKKMGASKSAQDVSLLPWAQGYKRVQEEANTCLFSMTLTDARKPLFKWVGPVIATKISVFAKKGSGVSIGSAADLGKYKYGVIRDDIGQQLLEDAGVGKDKMDITSKNEANIKKLNAGRIDAWAYEESSAKYQLKMAGLNPADYEVAYVLQEGTLNFAFNKSVSDDLLAQFQAALDALKADGTVQSIQDKYLK